In Palleronia sp. LCG004, a single window of DNA contains:
- the lpdA gene encoding dihydrolipoyl dehydrogenase produces MADIKVPDIGDFDDVPVVAVLVSVGDMVEAEDPLIELESDKATMEVPSPQAGKVKEIKVSEGDKVSKGTVIMVFEAADEGNGDTEDDEGGSDDAGETKSSGSAEKKDDSPAPKAAEGTKSGSGDMHADLVVLGSGPGGYSAAFRAADLGKKVILIERYSTIGGVCLNVGCIPSKALLHAAKVITDTEEMGSHGISFGKPKVDESELRSWKDGVVKQLTGGLAGLAKQRKVEIVTGFGTFSGANSIEVETDSGKKSVTFDQAIIAVGSTPVKLPFVPHDDDRVVDSTGALELDKIPKRMCVLGGGIIGFEMATVYEALGSEVTVVEMMDQILPGADKDVVKPLSKRMEKRLKAIKLKTRVTAVEAKKQGLEVTFEDENGETSSEVFDKMLVAVGRRPLGAECAAEKAGVKVSDRGFIEVDHQQRTNVDHIFAIGDVVGQPMLAHKAVHEGKVAAEVASGEKRAFDARVIPSVAYTDPEVAWVGVTEAQAKEKGMKIQKGVFPWAASGRALANSRSEGLTKLIFDPEDDRVIGGAIVGTNAGDLISEVALAIEMGADAVDLGHTIHPHPTLSETVNFAAEMFEGTITDLMPPKKK; encoded by the coding sequence ATGGCAGACATCAAGGTTCCCGATATCGGCGATTTCGACGACGTGCCCGTGGTGGCGGTCCTCGTCAGCGTCGGAGACATGGTCGAGGCCGAGGATCCGCTGATCGAGCTGGAATCCGACAAGGCGACGATGGAAGTCCCCAGCCCGCAGGCCGGAAAGGTGAAGGAGATCAAGGTCTCCGAGGGCGACAAAGTCAGCAAGGGGACCGTGATCATGGTCTTCGAGGCTGCTGACGAGGGGAATGGCGACACGGAGGACGACGAAGGCGGATCCGACGATGCGGGCGAGACGAAATCGTCAGGTTCGGCCGAGAAGAAGGACGACAGTCCCGCGCCCAAGGCCGCGGAAGGCACCAAGTCTGGGTCAGGTGACATGCACGCGGATCTCGTCGTTCTGGGCTCTGGTCCCGGCGGATATTCCGCCGCGTTCCGCGCAGCCGATCTCGGCAAGAAGGTCATCCTGATTGAACGCTATTCCACGATCGGCGGCGTCTGCCTGAACGTGGGATGCATTCCGTCCAAGGCTCTCCTCCATGCGGCGAAGGTCATCACCGATACCGAGGAGATGGGCAGTCACGGGATCAGTTTCGGAAAGCCCAAGGTCGACGAGAGCGAGTTGCGCAGCTGGAAGGACGGCGTGGTCAAGCAGTTGACCGGCGGTCTGGCAGGCCTCGCCAAGCAGCGGAAGGTCGAGATCGTCACCGGTTTCGGCACATTCAGCGGTGCGAACTCGATCGAGGTCGAGACCGACAGCGGCAAGAAAAGCGTCACGTTCGACCAGGCGATCATCGCGGTGGGGTCGACGCCGGTGAAGCTGCCCTTCGTGCCGCATGACGACGACCGCGTCGTCGACAGCACCGGCGCGCTGGAACTCGACAAGATCCCGAAACGCATGTGCGTGCTTGGCGGCGGGATCATCGGCTTCGAGATGGCGACCGTCTACGAGGCGCTTGGCTCCGAGGTCACGGTCGTCGAGATGATGGATCAGATCCTGCCGGGTGCCGACAAGGACGTCGTCAAGCCGCTTTCCAAGCGGATGGAAAAGCGTCTGAAGGCGATCAAGCTGAAAACGCGTGTGACGGCGGTCGAAGCGAAGAAGCAGGGCCTCGAGGTTACGTTCGAGGACGAGAACGGCGAGACCAGTTCGGAAGTCTTCGACAAGATGCTGGTCGCGGTCGGGCGGCGTCCGCTCGGCGCTGAATGCGCCGCCGAGAAGGCCGGCGTGAAGGTCAGCGATCGAGGCTTCATCGAAGTGGACCACCAGCAACGTACCAATGTCGACCATATCTTCGCCATCGGCGACGTGGTGGGGCAGCCCATGCTTGCTCACAAGGCGGTTCACGAAGGCAAGGTCGCGGCAGAGGTCGCCTCGGGCGAGAAGCGGGCCTTCGATGCACGCGTGATTCCATCGGTTGCCTATACCGATCCTGAGGTCGCGTGGGTCGGCGTGACCGAAGCGCAGGCCAAGGAAAAGGGAATGAAGATCCAGAAAGGAGTCTTTCCGTGGGCGGCGTCAGGCCGTGCGCTCGCCAACAGCCGCAGCGAGGGTCTGACGAAGTTGATCTTCGATCCCGAGGATGACCGCGTCATCGGAGGGGCGATCGTGGGCACCAATGCCGGCGACCTTATTTCCGAGGTCGCGCTCGCCATCGAGATGGGGGCCGATGCGGTCGACCTTGGCCATACGATCCATCCCCATCCGACCCTTTCGGAGACGGTGAACTTTGCCGCTGAGATGTTCGAGGGCACGATCACGGATCTCA
- a CDS encoding 2-oxo acid dehydrogenase subunit E2: MATEVKVPDIGDFDEVPVVAVLVSVGDMVEKEDPLIELESDKATMEVPSSHAGKVKEIKLSEGDNASEGSVILILEEADSGDDDSDDGNDEPEEQPKTDKAETPETKGGSREGYGDGGQDSQSAAPAPADTASVVDTGSSKFHASPSVRAFARRVEIDLRTINGSGRKGRILREDVEKALQSAAPAGAPAGQQQAAQGGMGIPPIPEVDFSKFGPVEEVEMSRIQKISGPALHRSWLNIPHVTHNEEADITELDKYRKELDTMAKEEGYRVTLLSFVIKASVSALRKHWQFNSSIAPSGDKLIKKDFYNIGFAADTPNGLMVPVIKDADRKGIEQISRDLLELSSAARDGKLKGDDMKGATFTISSLGGIGGTSFTPIVNAPEVAILGLTRSSMKPVWDGSEFQPRNMLPMSLSYDHRAIDGALAARFAAHLKYLLGDVRRLML; encoded by the coding sequence ATGGCGACTGAAGTTAAAGTTCCGGATATCGGTGATTTCGACGAAGTTCCCGTCGTGGCGGTTCTCGTCTCGGTTGGCGACATGGTCGAGAAGGAAGATCCCCTGATCGAACTCGAATCCGACAAGGCGACGATGGAAGTACCGTCGAGCCATGCCGGCAAGGTGAAGGAGATCAAGCTGTCTGAGGGCGACAACGCGTCCGAGGGCTCGGTGATCCTGATCCTCGAAGAGGCCGATAGCGGCGACGACGACTCGGACGATGGGAATGATGAGCCCGAGGAACAGCCGAAGACTGACAAGGCAGAAACCCCCGAGACCAAAGGTGGCAGCCGCGAGGGTTACGGTGATGGTGGTCAGGACAGCCAGTCCGCCGCGCCTGCGCCCGCCGATACGGCGTCGGTGGTCGACACCGGCTCGTCCAAGTTCCATGCATCGCCCAGCGTCCGTGCTTTTGCGCGTCGGGTCGAGATCGACCTGAGGACGATCAACGGGTCGGGCCGTAAGGGTCGTATTCTGCGCGAGGATGTCGAGAAGGCTCTGCAATCCGCCGCCCCGGCCGGTGCCCCTGCGGGCCAGCAGCAGGCCGCGCAGGGCGGCATGGGCATTCCACCGATTCCGGAAGTCGACTTCTCGAAGTTCGGACCCGTGGAGGAAGTCGAGATGTCCCGGATCCAGAAGATCTCGGGTCCCGCTCTGCATCGCTCTTGGCTCAACATTCCGCATGTCACTCATAACGAGGAAGCGGACATCACCGAGCTCGACAAGTATCGCAAGGAGCTCGACACGATGGCCAAGGAGGAGGGCTATCGCGTGACCCTCCTCAGCTTCGTCATCAAGGCGAGCGTCAGCGCTCTCAGGAAGCACTGGCAGTTCAATTCCTCGATCGCGCCGTCCGGCGATAAGCTGATCAAGAAAGACTTTTACAACATCGGGTTCGCGGCGGACACGCCGAACGGTCTGATGGTGCCGGTGATCAAGGATGCCGACCGGAAGGGGATCGAACAGATCAGCCGCGATCTGCTGGAATTGTCGAGTGCCGCGCGCGACGGCAAGCTCAAGGGCGATGACATGAAGGGCGCGACCTTCACGATCTCGTCTCTGGGAGGTATCGGCGGAACGAGTTTCACGCCGATCGTCAATGCACCGGAGGTTGCTATCCTGGGCTTGACCCGATCGTCGATGAAGCCGGTCTGGGACGGGTCCGAGTTCCAGCCACGCAACATGCTCCCCATGTCGCTGAGCTACGACCACCGCGCGATCGACGGTGCGCTGGCCGCGCGCTTCGCGGCGCATCTGAAATACCTGCTCGGCGACGTCCGCCGGCTGATGCTGTAA